Part of the Corticium candelabrum chromosome 15, ooCorCand1.1, whole genome shotgun sequence genome, TCAGGTTACCATGGCAACGAGAAAGTTTGCCAACCAAACGACTGGACGCGAGCGGTCGCTCAGTTCGTCGGAGGATGTGACCAGCATGTCGACTGCTACACGCGGTCAGAGGGCAAACGTGGAGAGGACAGAGATGGGCTAGTTGTTTCAGACGAGGACGTTGCAGGATCAACTGGATCAGATTCAGGAGGGGATAAGGGGGACAGGGATGAAGGGGGAAGGGATGAGTGTGGATGTAGTCGCCGAGTTGCAGAGGATAGGGGACGAGGTGAAGAAGATAGAGCAATAGATGGTGAACGTGAAGGAAAGTCAGGAGAAGCTTTATGAGATGAGAGGGTGAGGATGgatgtttatgtgtgtggtgGAGACTCGGCGATgagagttgtgtgtgtgtgtgtgtgtgtgtgtgtgtgtgtctgtctgtctgtctgtctgtctgtctgtctgtctgtctgtttgtctgtctatatgtttgtctagttgtttttcgtcttgtttgtttatatttatctgtttgtgtctttctccatttgtctacatgtttattgtctgtctttgtgtaggtttgtttgtccatctgtttgtggATATGCTTTTGTTCATCTATCATTATCTGtgttgtctatctatttgtctatctatttgtctatctatttgtctatctatttgtctatctactCGTCGTTTGTTcagctgttgtttgtgtttgtttgtctattttattttatgtatttttgtttttatattttttgttgttattttgtatgtgtttgtcgtattttttgtttgtttacctatttacttaattttaattttttattaatttatttattgtaactaattaattaatttatttatctgtttatgtatatttgtttacattttgtttgctggtgTCTTTACATTCAATTTCATTTaaagtttatttgttttattagtTAGATTATTTAAAGGTGATGTTAGGAGAAACTCAAGAAGCCATACAACAGCAAGAATCACAGGCACCAGAGCCAGTAGCAACAGAGGAAGCAACACAACATGTGGAGATATCCTTACCACAGCAGATAACATTGCAAGATGTGATGGACAGGTGGGGATGATTGATGgttgatggacagacagacagacagacagacagacagacagacggatggatgaatggacacacacatacacacacacacacacacacacacacacacacacacacacacacacacacacacacttgtacacacGCACATCTGTCACATTgaacacacatcacatcttGTGTAATGTATTAACAGCCTGGTGGGTCTTGAAGAGCAGCAGAGACTCAACCCAACGCCTGGAGTTGCAGCGCCTGTTTTTTGTCTTTGGGATTGAATATTTGTTTCGTTGTCTTGCAGGTTGGTGAAGGTCAGACGACTTGTGCCAAGTGTCACATGTTGTCACAAGCGGCAGGTAATGACATAAAAAGAAAGATGGAATTGGAGAGAGCTACATGGTGTATACAAGTATATTGACTTTTTTGTCACAAACTATTTGTTTTGTGTCAGGCACATCAGTGAGTGAGGATGAATgttctgtttatgtgtctcgTGTTGTGCGT contains:
- the LOC134191687 gene encoding uncharacterized protein LOC134191687; translation: MVNVKESQEKLYEMRGLFKGDVRRNSRSHTTARITGTRASSNRGSNTTCGDILTTADNIARCDGQVGEGQTTCAKCHMLSQAAGTSVSEDECSVYVSRVVRAVQHVCSSRWYGIGSACGKTFDQLQRLKSFPDDSDKVQALFDQLVQQMGRKGAADKLLEACNSMVNPTYAAVREEMEK